A part of Rhinatrema bivittatum chromosome 16, aRhiBiv1.1, whole genome shotgun sequence genomic DNA contains:
- the LOC115077599 gene encoding olfactory receptor 5B21-like, translated as MENMTMVTEFIILGLSDNPQLQVPLFLVFLLIYLITLLGNLVIITLTCADSRLHTPMYFFLSNLSFTDISYTSVIVPKLLRILLSGDKTISYAGCLLQLYFFISSGSAEAFLLTAMAYDRYVAVCHPLNYALIMNQRVCNFLVATCWITSFLSSGAILASVTHLLFCDSNVIEHFFCDLIPLLKLSCNDTAGPETVLFVEAALMSVPAFLVIITSYTYIISAILRIRSAEGKRKAFSTCSSHLIVISMYYLSLFSMYLRPTSAYSQEQGKILSLVYTTVSPMLNPIIYSLRNKEVKNALSKVIGR; from the coding sequence ATGGAAAATATGACGATGGTGACAGAATTCATTATTCTGGGACTTTCTGATAATCCCCAGCTGCAGGTTCCCCTCTTCCTGGTCTTCCTTCTCATCTACCTGATCACCCTGCTGGGGAACCTTGTAATTATCACACTGACCTGTGCTGACTCCCGCCTGCATacccccatgtacttcttccttaGTAATCTCTCATTCACAGACATCAGCTACACCTCAGTCATTGTCCCAAAACTTCTGAGGATCCTCCTATCAGGGGATAAGACCATTTCCTATGCTGGATGCCTACTGCAGTTATATTTCTTCATTAGCTCTGGTAGTGCTGAGGCCTTCCTGCTTACTGCCATGGCTTATGACCGCTATGTGGCAGTCTGCCATCCCTTAAACTATGCACTTATCATGAATCAGAGGGTCTGTAACTTCCTGGTGGCCACCTGTTGGATTACCAGCTTTCTGAGTTCTGGGGCAATCTTGGCTTCTGTTACCCACCTTTTATTCTGTGACTCTAATGTGATCGAACATTTCTTCTGTGACCTCATTCCCTTGTTAAAGCTTTCTTGCAATGACACAGCTGGCCCTGAAACTGTATTATTTGTTGAAGCTGCATTGATGTCAGTGCCTGCCTTCCTTGTGATTATTACATCTTACACATACATCATCTCAGCCATTCTGAGGATCCGCTCTGCAGAGGGAAAGCGtaaagccttctccacctgttCTTCCCACCTCATTGTCATCTCCATGTATTATCTGTCACTCTTCTCCATGTACCTGAGACCCACCTCAGCATACTctcaggaacagggtaaaatCCTGTCTCTGGTATATACAACTGTCTCCCCCATGCTGAACCCAATAATTTATAGTCTGAGAAACAAGGAAGTGAAAAATGCACTGAGCAAAGTCATAGGGAGGTAG
- the LOC115077600 gene encoding olfactory receptor 1L4-like, producing the protein MSSALNLAWLERGTAKEQRPTRLSLIFSDYPQLQVPLFLVFLLIYLITLLGNLVLITVTCADPRLHTPMYFFLSNLSVTDIYYTSVIIPKLCGVLLSEDKTISYVGCLLQLYVFISSGGAEAFLLTAMAYDRYVAVCHPLNYALIMSQKVCWITSLLSSGAIVVSVSHLSFCDSNMINHFFCDLMPLLKLSCMDTTSSEAILFVCLTVPAFLVTLLTYIYIISAILRIRSAEGKRKAFPTCSSHLTIVIVFDLSIFFVYLRPTSSYFLEEGTVLSVLYAAVTPMLNSIIYSLRNKEVKNALKKVIGKELVALCGVKITSGYQMKETPFSDRDP; encoded by the coding sequence ACTCTCATTGATTTTTTCTGATTATCCCCAACTGCAGGTTCCCCTCTTCCTGGTCTTCCTGCTCATCTACCTGATCACCTTGCTGGGGAACCTTGTGCTTATCACAGTGACCTGTGCTGACCCccgcctgcacacccccatgtacttcttcctcagtaacctTTCAGTCACAGACATTTACTACACCTCAGTCATTATCCCAAAACTTTGTGGGGTCCTCCTTTCAGAGGATAAGACCATTTCCTATGTTGGATGCCTACTACAGTTGTATGTCTTCATTAGCTCTGGTGGTGCTGAGGCCTTCCTGCTTACTGCCATGGCTTATGACCGCTATGTGGCAGTCTGCCATCCCTTAAACTATGCACTTATCATGAGTCAAAAGGTCTGTTGGATCACCAGCCTTCTGAGTTCTGGGGCAATTGTGGTTTCTGTTAGTCACCTTTCATTCTGTGACTCTAACATGAtcaatcatttcttctgtgacctcATGCCACTGTTAAAGCTTTCCTGCATGGATACAACCAGCTCTGAAGccatattgtttgtttgtttaactgTGCCTGCCTTCCTTGTGACTCTCTTAACTTACATCTACATCATCTCAGCCATCCTGAGGATCCGCTCTGCAGAGGGGAAGCGTAAAGCTTTccccacctgctcctcccacctcaccatTGTCATTGTGTTTGATCTGTCCATTTTCTTTGTCTACCTGAGACCCACCTCATCATACTTCCTGGAAGAGGGTACAGTCCTATCCGTGCTCTATGCAGCTGTCACCCCCATGCTGAACTCAATAATTTATAGTCTGAGGAACAAGGAGGTAAAAAATGCACTGAAGAAAGTCATAGGGAAGGAGCTCGTGGCACTATGTGGTGTAAAAATCACATCAGGTTATCAGATGAAGGAGACTCCTTTTTCTGATAGGGATCCATAG